A single genomic interval of Phoenix dactylifera cultivar Barhee BC4 unplaced genomic scaffold, palm_55x_up_171113_PBpolish2nd_filt_p 001143F, whole genome shotgun sequence harbors:
- the LOC103699768 gene encoding uncharacterized protein LOC103699768, protein MSDEFSWRFESAQPNEIIQVLNESFGVPDDDKRYSTSCCIFNAKLKEGASVMDHVLYMIELIERLSKLAFFLHEQLEKDAILNSLPDSYRLFLTHYRMTKPVLNFHDLLGLLQNFEKDNQLKKGPVNVGLQVNKRFEDNERFLNVGDGRTVPVLALEDL, encoded by the exons ATGAGCGACGAATTCTCATGGAGATTCGAGAGTGCTCAACCGAAcgagatcattcaagtgttgaatgaatcgttTGGCGTCCCTGATGACGATAAAAGGTATAGTACCAGTTGTTGTATCTTCAACGCCAAACTCAAGGAAGGAGCCTCTGTTATGgaccatgtactgtacatgatcgaGTTGATAGAGCGCCTGAGCAAACTCGCCTTTTTCCTGCATGAACAATTGGAAAAGGACGCGATTTTGAATTCCTTGCCTGATTCCTACCGATTATTCCTtactcattatagaatgacaaaGCCTGTACTCAacttccatgatcttttggggTTGTTGCAGAACTTTGAGAAGGATAACCAGCTCAAGAAAGGGCCGGTTAATGTG GGACTGCAGGTCAATAAGAGATTTGAGGATAATgagaggttcctgaatgttggagatggaaggactgttccagttctagcattGGAAGATCTTTAG